One genomic window of Onychostoma macrolepis isolate SWU-2019 chromosome 25, ASM1243209v1, whole genome shotgun sequence includes the following:
- the glg1a gene encoding Golgi apparatus protein 1 isoform X1 produces MAACRRVQRLLLLIFISGWMSSAHGGKSDTDNAADNPERGRNAAGEGKAAALDGASAVRRSGGWKLAEEAACREDVSRICPKHSWNNNLAVLECLQDRKDETEIAADCNHLLWNYKLNLTTDPKFESVAVEVCKTTIGGIKECAAEERGKGYLVSCLVDHRTNISEYQCNQYITKMTSIIFSDYRLICGFMDQCKDDINKLHCGSVNTGEKDIHSQGEVIACLEKGLVAEAEEQLGQSVIKEDCKKAIMRVAELSSDDFHLDRHLYFACREDRERFCENTQAGEGKVYKCLFNHKFEESMSDKCKDALSTRQKLIAQDYKVSYSLAKACKPDLRKYRCNMDTAMPRAREAKLSYLLLCLEAAVHRGQTVSGECQGEMLDYRRMLMEDYSLSPEIVLHCRGEIDTHCSGLHHKGRTLHCLMRVSRDKGILEGHCQKALQTLIQETDPGADYRIDRALNEACESVIQTACKHIRNGDPMILSCLMEHLYTDKMVEDCEHRLLELQYFISRDWKLDPILYKKCQNDAARICHTHGWNETSEFMPPGAVFSCLYRHAYRTEMQGRRLSRDCKTEVQRILHQRALDVKLDPELQQRCMTDLGKWCSEKTEAGQELECLQDHLDDLVSNCRDVVGNLTELESEDIQIEALLIRACEPVIQSYCHEVADNQIDTGDLMECLVANKHQKEMNEKCAVGVTHFQLIQMKDFRFSYKFKMACKEDVLKLCPNIKKKVDVVICLSTTVRNDTLQEGREQRVSMKCRKQLRVEELEMSEDIRLEPELFESCRQDIKLHCQNVVFGNAQVIECLKENKKRLTQHCHQKVFKLQENEMMDPELDFQLMRVCKQMIRRFCSDTDAKNLLQCLKQNKNSELMDPKCKQMITKRQITQNTDYRLNPVLRKACKADIPKFCQNILNNAKDDNELEGQVISCLKLKYADQRLSPDCEGQISVILQESALDYRLDPQLQLQCTDEIPRLCAEEVAAQEQTGQVEECLKINLLKISHEGCKKEVLNILKESKADIFVDPVLHTACALDIKHQCAAIPPGRGRQMSCLMEALQDKRVRLQPECKKRLQDRIDMWSYAAKVAPAEGFSDLAGQVFTSPAKNYILSMLAMCVVLLFLMGLLCGRITKRVTQELKDRKLGHPWVAPLSKDRKGYIQIDQQ; encoded by the exons ATGGCGGCGTGTAGACGTGTGCAGCGACTGCTGCTGTTGATATTCATCTCCGGCTGGATGTCTTCCGCTCATGGAGGCAAATCGGACACCGATAACGCCGCGGATAATCCCGAAAGAGGCAGAAACGCGGCGGGAGAGGGCAAAGCGGCGGCGCTGGACGGGGCCTCCGCGGTGCGGCGCAGCGGCGGCTGGAAGCTCGCGGAGGAGGCGGCCTGTCGGGAGGACGTGAGCCGGATCTGCCCCAAACACTCCTGGAACAACAACCTGGCCGTGCTCGAGTGCCTGCAGGACCGAAAAGAC GAGACTGAGATCGCTGCAGACTGCAATCAT ctgcTGTGGAACTACAAGCTCAATCTGACGACTGATCCGAAGTTTGAGTCTGTCGCCGTTGAGGTGTGCAAGACCACCATCGGTGGG ATTAAGGAGTGTGCCGCTGAGGAACGTGGGAAGGGTTACCTGGTGTCGTGTTTAGTAGATCACCGCACCAACATCTCCGAGTACCAGTGTAACCAGTACATCACCAAGATGACCAGCATCATCTTCAGCGATTACCGGCTGATCTGCGGCTTCATGGACCAGTGCAAGGACGACATCAACAAACTGCACTGTGGAAGTGTCAACACTGGAGAGAAG GACATCCACTCTCAGGGCGAGGTGATCGCGTGTCTGGAGAAAGGCCTGGTGGCTGAAGCCGAGGAGCAGCTGGGTCAGTCCGTCATCAAAGAGGATTGTAAGAAAGCCATCATGCGTGTGGCCGAACTCTCCTCCGACGACTTCCACCTCGACCGCCATCTCTACTTCGCCTGTCGGGAAGACCGCGAGCGCTTCTGCGAAAAC ACTCAAGCCGGAGAAGGAAAGGTCTACAAATGTCTGTTCAACCACAAGTTTGAGGAGAGCATGTCAGACAAG TGCAAGGATGCTCTTTCCACTCGTCAGAAGCTGATCGCTCAGGACTACAAGGTCAGTTACTCGCTGGCTAAAGCCTGCAAACCGGACCTGCGTAAATACCGCTGCAACATGGACACGGCCATGCCGCGAGCCAGAGAGGCCAAGCTCTCGTACCTGCTGCTGTGTCTGGAGGCAGCCGTGCACCGAG GGCAAACCGTGAGCGGCGAGTGTCAGGGAGAGATGCTGGACTACAGGCGAATGCTGATGGAAGATTACTCGCTCAGTCCTGAGATTGTGCTGCATTGCAGAGGGGAGATTGATACGCACTGCTCCGGCCTGCACCACAAGGGTCGAACGCTGCACTGCCTCATGAGGGTGTCCCGGGACAAGGGCATCTTGGAAGGCCACTGCCAGAAAGCT CTCCAGACACTGATACAGGAAACAGACCCCGGGGCCGACTATCGCATTGATCGCGCTCTGAATGAGGCCTGTGAGTCCGTCATCCAGACCGCCTGCAAGCACATCCGAAACGGAGACCCCAT gatCCTGTCTTGTCTGATGGAGCATCTGTACACTGATAAGATGGTTGAAGACTGTGAACACAGATTGCTGGAGCTGCAGTACTTCATCTCCAGAGACTGGAA ACTGGACCCCATCCTGTACAAAAAGTGTCAGAACGATGCCGCCCGCATCTGTCACACTCACGGCTGGAACGAGACCAGCGAGTTCATGCCGCCCGGAGCCGTTTTCTCCTGTCTGTACCGGCACGCTTACCGCACCGAGATGCAGGGACGACGG TTATCTCGGGACTGTAAGACGGAGGTTCAGAGGATCCTCCACCAGAGGGCTCTGGATGTGAAACTGGATCCGGAGCTGCAGCAGCGATGCATGACAGACCTCGGGAAGTGGTGCAGTGAGAAGACTGAAGCTGGACAG GAACTGGAGTGCTTACAGGATCATTTAGATGATCTGGTCTCTAACTGCAGGGATGTGGTGGGAAACCTCACAGAATTGGAGTctgag GACATTCAGATCGAGGCCTTGTTGATTCGAGCCTGTGAGCCTGTGATCCAGTCCTACTGTCAC GAGGTGGCCGATAATCAGATAGACACAGGGGACCTGATGGAGTGTCTCGTTGCCAATAAACACCAGAAGGAAATGAATGAGAAATGCGCCGTCGGAGTCACACACTTCCAGCTG ATCCAGATGAAGGACTTTCGCTTCTCGTACAAGTTCAAGATGGCATGCAAGGAGGACGTGCTCAAACTGTGCCCCAACATCAAAAAGAA GGTGGATGTGGTGATCTGTCTGAGTACCACAGTAAGGAACGACACTTTACAGGAAGGCAGAGAGCAGCGAGTTTCCATGAAATGTCGTAAACAGCTCAGAGTGGAAGAGCTGGAGATG TCTGAGGACATTCGTCTGGAGCCGGAGCTGTTCGAGAGCTGTCGGCAGGACATCAAGCTGCACTGTCAGAACGTGGTGTTTGGAAACGCTCAG GTGATCGAGTGTCTGAAGGAAAACAAGAAGCGGCTGACCCAGCACTGCCATCAGAAAGTCTTCAAACTGCAGGAGAATGAAATGATGGACCCAGAACTCGACTTCCAGCTCATGAGAGTCTGCAAGCAGATGATTAGG CGTTTCTGCAGTGACACGGATGCAAAGAACCTCTTACAGTGTCTCAAACAAAACAAGAACAGCGAGCTAATGGATCCgaaatgcaaacaaatgattACCAAGAGACAGATCACCCAGAACACAG ACTACCGTCTGAACCCTGTGCTGAGGAAGGCTTGCAAAGCAGACATCCCAAAGTTCTGCCAGAACATCCTGAACAATGCCAAAGACGACAACGAGCTGGAGGGGCAGGTCATCTCCTGCCTCAAACTCAAATACGCAGACCAG CGTCTCTCTCCAGACTGCGAGGGCCAGATCAGTGTCATTCTGCAGGAGTCTGCGCTGGACTACAGGCTCGACCCGCAGCTGCAGCTCCAGTGCACTGATGAG ATCCCGCGGCTCTGTGCGGAGGAAGTAGCGGCGCAGGAGCAGACGGGTCAGGTTGAGGAGTGTTTGAAAATCAACCTGCTGAAGATCAGCCACGAAGGCTGTAAAAAG GAGGTTCTCAACATACTGAAGGAGAGCAAGGCGGACATCTTTGTGGATCCAGTTCTGCACACAGCATGCGCCCTGGACATTAAGCACCAATGTGCTGCGATCCCTCCGGGCCGAGGAAGAC AGATGTCGTGTCTGATGGAGGCTCTCCAAGATAAGCGTGTGAGACTCCAGCCGGAGTGTAAGAAGAGGTTACAGGACCGCATTGACATGTGGAGTTACGCCGCTAAG GTGGCGCCAGCAGAAGGTTTCTCGGATCTGGCCGGGCAGGTTTTCACGTCTCCTGCCAAGAACTACATCCTGAGCATGTTGGCGATGTGCGTGGTCCTGCTCTTCCTCATGGGTCTGCTGTGCGGCCGCATCACCAAGCGCGTGACGCAGGAGTTGAAGGACAG AAAACTTGGTCACCCATGGGTTGCACCCTTAAGCAAGGACAGGAAAGGATACATTCAAATTGACCAACAATAG
- the glg1a gene encoding Golgi apparatus protein 1 isoform X2: MAACRRVQRLLLLIFISGWMSSAHGGKSDTDNAADNPERGRNAAGEGKAAALDGASAVRRSGGWKLAEEAACREDVSRICPKHSWNNNLAVLECLQDRKDETEIAADCNHLLWNYKLNLTTDPKFESVAVEVCKTTIGGIKECAAEERGKGYLVSCLVDHRTNISEYQCNQYITKMTSIIFSDYRLICGFMDQCKDDINKLHCGSVNTGEKDIHSQGEVIACLEKGLVAEAEEQLGQSVIKEDCKKAIMRVAELSSDDFHLDRHLYFACREDRERFCENTQAGEGKVYKCLFNHKFEESMSDKCKDALSTRQKLIAQDYKVSYSLAKACKPDLRKYRCNMDTAMPRAREAKLSYLLLCLEAAVHRGQTVSGECQGEMLDYRRMLMEDYSLSPEIVLHCRGEIDTHCSGLHHKGRTLHCLMRVSRDKGILEGHCQKALQTLIQETDPGADYRIDRALNEACESVIQTACKHIRNGDPMILSCLMEHLYTDKMVEDCEHRLLELQYFISRDWKLDPILYKKCQNDAARICHTHGWNETSEFMPPGAVFSCLYRHAYRTEMQGRRLSRDCKTEVQRILHQRALDVKLDPELQQRCMTDLGKWCSEKTEAGQELECLQDHLDDLVSNCRDVVGNLTELESEDIQIEALLIRACEPVIQSYCHEVADNQIDTGDLMECLVANKHQKEMNEKCAVGVTHFQLIQMKDFRFSYKFKMACKEDVLKLCPNIKKKVDVVICLSTTVRNDTLQEGREQRVSMKCRKQLRVEELEMSEDIRLEPELFESCRQDIKLHCQNVVFGNAQVIECLKENKKRLTQHCHQKVFKLQENEMMDPELDFQLMRVCKQMIRRFCSDTDAKNLLQCLKQNKNSELMDPKCKQMITKRQITQNTDYRLNPVLRKACKADIPKFCQNILNNAKDDNELEGQVISCLKLKYADQRLSPDCEGQISVILQESALDYRLDPQLQLQCTDEIPRLCAEEVAAQEQTGQVEECLKINLLKISHEGCKKEVLNILKESKADIFVDPVLHTACALDIKHQCAAIPPGRGRQMSCLMEALQDKRVRLQPECKKRLQDRIDMWSYAAKVAPAEGFSDLAGQVFTSPAKNYILSMLAMCVVLLFLMGLLCGRITKRVTQELKDR, encoded by the exons ATGGCGGCGTGTAGACGTGTGCAGCGACTGCTGCTGTTGATATTCATCTCCGGCTGGATGTCTTCCGCTCATGGAGGCAAATCGGACACCGATAACGCCGCGGATAATCCCGAAAGAGGCAGAAACGCGGCGGGAGAGGGCAAAGCGGCGGCGCTGGACGGGGCCTCCGCGGTGCGGCGCAGCGGCGGCTGGAAGCTCGCGGAGGAGGCGGCCTGTCGGGAGGACGTGAGCCGGATCTGCCCCAAACACTCCTGGAACAACAACCTGGCCGTGCTCGAGTGCCTGCAGGACCGAAAAGAC GAGACTGAGATCGCTGCAGACTGCAATCAT ctgcTGTGGAACTACAAGCTCAATCTGACGACTGATCCGAAGTTTGAGTCTGTCGCCGTTGAGGTGTGCAAGACCACCATCGGTGGG ATTAAGGAGTGTGCCGCTGAGGAACGTGGGAAGGGTTACCTGGTGTCGTGTTTAGTAGATCACCGCACCAACATCTCCGAGTACCAGTGTAACCAGTACATCACCAAGATGACCAGCATCATCTTCAGCGATTACCGGCTGATCTGCGGCTTCATGGACCAGTGCAAGGACGACATCAACAAACTGCACTGTGGAAGTGTCAACACTGGAGAGAAG GACATCCACTCTCAGGGCGAGGTGATCGCGTGTCTGGAGAAAGGCCTGGTGGCTGAAGCCGAGGAGCAGCTGGGTCAGTCCGTCATCAAAGAGGATTGTAAGAAAGCCATCATGCGTGTGGCCGAACTCTCCTCCGACGACTTCCACCTCGACCGCCATCTCTACTTCGCCTGTCGGGAAGACCGCGAGCGCTTCTGCGAAAAC ACTCAAGCCGGAGAAGGAAAGGTCTACAAATGTCTGTTCAACCACAAGTTTGAGGAGAGCATGTCAGACAAG TGCAAGGATGCTCTTTCCACTCGTCAGAAGCTGATCGCTCAGGACTACAAGGTCAGTTACTCGCTGGCTAAAGCCTGCAAACCGGACCTGCGTAAATACCGCTGCAACATGGACACGGCCATGCCGCGAGCCAGAGAGGCCAAGCTCTCGTACCTGCTGCTGTGTCTGGAGGCAGCCGTGCACCGAG GGCAAACCGTGAGCGGCGAGTGTCAGGGAGAGATGCTGGACTACAGGCGAATGCTGATGGAAGATTACTCGCTCAGTCCTGAGATTGTGCTGCATTGCAGAGGGGAGATTGATACGCACTGCTCCGGCCTGCACCACAAGGGTCGAACGCTGCACTGCCTCATGAGGGTGTCCCGGGACAAGGGCATCTTGGAAGGCCACTGCCAGAAAGCT CTCCAGACACTGATACAGGAAACAGACCCCGGGGCCGACTATCGCATTGATCGCGCTCTGAATGAGGCCTGTGAGTCCGTCATCCAGACCGCCTGCAAGCACATCCGAAACGGAGACCCCAT gatCCTGTCTTGTCTGATGGAGCATCTGTACACTGATAAGATGGTTGAAGACTGTGAACACAGATTGCTGGAGCTGCAGTACTTCATCTCCAGAGACTGGAA ACTGGACCCCATCCTGTACAAAAAGTGTCAGAACGATGCCGCCCGCATCTGTCACACTCACGGCTGGAACGAGACCAGCGAGTTCATGCCGCCCGGAGCCGTTTTCTCCTGTCTGTACCGGCACGCTTACCGCACCGAGATGCAGGGACGACGG TTATCTCGGGACTGTAAGACGGAGGTTCAGAGGATCCTCCACCAGAGGGCTCTGGATGTGAAACTGGATCCGGAGCTGCAGCAGCGATGCATGACAGACCTCGGGAAGTGGTGCAGTGAGAAGACTGAAGCTGGACAG GAACTGGAGTGCTTACAGGATCATTTAGATGATCTGGTCTCTAACTGCAGGGATGTGGTGGGAAACCTCACAGAATTGGAGTctgag GACATTCAGATCGAGGCCTTGTTGATTCGAGCCTGTGAGCCTGTGATCCAGTCCTACTGTCAC GAGGTGGCCGATAATCAGATAGACACAGGGGACCTGATGGAGTGTCTCGTTGCCAATAAACACCAGAAGGAAATGAATGAGAAATGCGCCGTCGGAGTCACACACTTCCAGCTG ATCCAGATGAAGGACTTTCGCTTCTCGTACAAGTTCAAGATGGCATGCAAGGAGGACGTGCTCAAACTGTGCCCCAACATCAAAAAGAA GGTGGATGTGGTGATCTGTCTGAGTACCACAGTAAGGAACGACACTTTACAGGAAGGCAGAGAGCAGCGAGTTTCCATGAAATGTCGTAAACAGCTCAGAGTGGAAGAGCTGGAGATG TCTGAGGACATTCGTCTGGAGCCGGAGCTGTTCGAGAGCTGTCGGCAGGACATCAAGCTGCACTGTCAGAACGTGGTGTTTGGAAACGCTCAG GTGATCGAGTGTCTGAAGGAAAACAAGAAGCGGCTGACCCAGCACTGCCATCAGAAAGTCTTCAAACTGCAGGAGAATGAAATGATGGACCCAGAACTCGACTTCCAGCTCATGAGAGTCTGCAAGCAGATGATTAGG CGTTTCTGCAGTGACACGGATGCAAAGAACCTCTTACAGTGTCTCAAACAAAACAAGAACAGCGAGCTAATGGATCCgaaatgcaaacaaatgattACCAAGAGACAGATCACCCAGAACACAG ACTACCGTCTGAACCCTGTGCTGAGGAAGGCTTGCAAAGCAGACATCCCAAAGTTCTGCCAGAACATCCTGAACAATGCCAAAGACGACAACGAGCTGGAGGGGCAGGTCATCTCCTGCCTCAAACTCAAATACGCAGACCAG CGTCTCTCTCCAGACTGCGAGGGCCAGATCAGTGTCATTCTGCAGGAGTCTGCGCTGGACTACAGGCTCGACCCGCAGCTGCAGCTCCAGTGCACTGATGAG ATCCCGCGGCTCTGTGCGGAGGAAGTAGCGGCGCAGGAGCAGACGGGTCAGGTTGAGGAGTGTTTGAAAATCAACCTGCTGAAGATCAGCCACGAAGGCTGTAAAAAG GAGGTTCTCAACATACTGAAGGAGAGCAAGGCGGACATCTTTGTGGATCCAGTTCTGCACACAGCATGCGCCCTGGACATTAAGCACCAATGTGCTGCGATCCCTCCGGGCCGAGGAAGAC AGATGTCGTGTCTGATGGAGGCTCTCCAAGATAAGCGTGTGAGACTCCAGCCGGAGTGTAAGAAGAGGTTACAGGACCGCATTGACATGTGGAGTTACGCCGCTAAG GTGGCGCCAGCAGAAGGTTTCTCGGATCTGGCCGGGCAGGTTTTCACGTCTCCTGCCAAGAACTACATCCTGAGCATGTTGGCGATGTGCGTGGTCCTGCTCTTCCTCATGGGTCTGCTGTGCGGCCGCATCACCAAGCGCGTGACGCAGGAGTTGAAGGACAGGTAG